CGCCAGGGCGAGACCCGGGAATTCGTCCTGCACGTCACCATGGGCGATCCCGGCGCGGGCCACGAAGAGAAGATCCCGGGCAGCAATCCGGTGGAAACCAGGGCACCCATAGTGTGCGAGGAGATGCGGGCGGACCTGTCAGGGCCTGGCATGGACATCGAGCGCGCCGGAAATGCGAGCGGGGAGATGCTGGTGCCGGAGCACGGCGTTGCGGAGTGGAGCTGGTGGATCACGCCCAGGGAGGCGGGCCGGAAAACCCTGACCCTGCACCTTTTCGCCACCGCGGAGAACGGCCCTGACCTCAGCCTGGAGACGTTCCGGGAAGACATCCAGGTGGAGATCGAGATTGGCTACGTGCTGAATGCGATCGTGAGGGACTGGGCGCAGCCACTTGGCGTGACCATTCCCGTGCTCGTTGGGGCGATCGGGGCGATCCTGGTGTGGTCGCGCTCAAGGAAGCGCAAGGCCAGGCCTGCCGCCAACACGGCGTCCGAAGATTGAGCTGTTGGGCTGGGACTGTGGGGTTGAGCCTGTCGGATCACCGCCTGTCGGAACACCGGCGGGCGGCGCTAGATTGGAACCATGGCTGATACTGCAGACCGGGGCGCGGGCACGGACGTCCGCTTGCAGGCGCGCGTTGAGGGCGTGGTCCAGGCCGTCGGGTTCCGCTATCGGACGGTCCGCAAGGCGGAGGAACTCGCCCTGACCGGAACGGTGCGGAACGACGACGACGGGACGGTCGCCGTCGTCGTCGAAGGTCCCCAGGCGGTGGTGCTGGAGTTCCGCCGCTGGCTGCGCTCCGACGACGCGCCGGGGCGCGTGGACCACGTGGATGAGTCGGTGTCGCCGGCCACGGGGGAGTTCAGCGGCTTCGACGTGGTGTATTAGGTTCCCGACCTACTTGCGGCCTTCGCGCTGCAGGGCTTCGTCGTGCTCGGTATGGGCCTGCTTCAGCAGGTCCATGAACGCGGTTTCGTTGCGGATGAGCTGCTTGTACTTTTCCGGAAGCTTCCTGAGTTCGGCTTCTTCGCGGACCATCTTGTTGAAGATCGCCTCGCGCTCGGCGATGTCCGTTTCGTAGTTCAGGTCCACGTATTCGGTGGCGTGACGCTTGGCGCCGGAGACCATGTTCTTTGCCTTGCCCTTGGGGCTGAGGATCGACGCGAGCACCGTGACCACCAGGACGCCGATTATCACGGTCAGCGACAGTTCGGTGCTGATCTCGAGGACGTTGACGTGTTCGCCGTCGTTGATGAAGGGCAGGTTGTTCTCGTGCAGCGCGTGCAGGATGAGCTTGACGCCGATGAAACCGAGGATCGCGGCGAGGCCGTAGGAGAGGTAGATGAGGCGGTCCAGCAGTTCGTCGATGAGGAAGAACAGTTGCCGCAGCCCCATCAGCGAGAAGGCCGTGGCGGTGAAGACGACGAAAACGTTCTGGGTTAGGCCGAAGATGGCCGGGATGGAGTCCAGCGCGAAGAGGACGTCCGTGCCGCCGATGGCCACCATGACCAGCAGCATGGGGGTGAGGACGCGTTTGCCGTTCTCCACGGTGAAGAGCTTGTCGCCGTCGTAGTGCTCCGACGCCGGGAGGAACTTCCTGGCGAGCCGGACCACAAAACCCTCACTGTCGTCGTCGTGGGAATCGGGCTTGAGGAGGTTGCCGGCCGTGATGAGCAGGATGAGGCCGAAAATGTAGAACACCCAGGCGAAGCTGTTGATCAGGGCCGCGCCGAGGAAGATGAAGCCGGTGCGGGCGACCAGCGAAAACACGATGCCGAACAGGAGCACCTTCTGCTGGTCCGCCCGCGGGACCTTGAAGCTGGCCATGATGATCAGGAAGACGAAAAGGTTGTCCACGGACAGCGCCTTTTCGGTGACGTAGCCGGCGAAATACTCGGTGCCCATGGTGGGCCCGCCGAACACCAGGACGCCGACGCCGAAGACCAGGGCCAGGCCCACGTAGATGGCGGACCACTTGGCCGATTCCTTGAGCTTGGGGGAGTGCGCCTTGCGGACGTGGAAGAAGAAGTCGAAGGCCAGCAGGCCCAGAATGCCGACGATGGTCAGAATCCATACGTAAAGCGGGACCTGCATGCTGCGCGCCTTCCTGCCGGTGAGGTGCTCCCACCCTATCGGCTGTTGTTACTGGGCGGTGTCGGCCCAGCCTTTGCTGGCCGGGCCTCCGTGGGCCCCGTCCGCGCACAGCTGGATGGCCACACCGGCGGCTTGCTCTACCGCTGCGGCGGACGACGCCTTGGACACGGCGCTTCCACTTCCGGCAGCGATCCCGGCGGCATAGCCCACCATCAGCGTGGTGATCGGGGCAGCTGCGTGGGTTACCGAGCGCGCGGCTTCGCCGGCCAGGTCCAGGATTAGTTCCCGGTCAAAGTCGAGGTCCAGGATCTGCAGGGCATGGGCCAGCCGGTGGCTCCATTGGTCCAGGATCTGTGCTTCGTCGTCGTTGACCGCCATGGTCGCTCCTAAGTCAGAAATGCTAAGAGTCAGAAATGAAATGCTAAGAGTCAGAAATAACGTGTCAGAAATAACCGCAGATGCCTCGAGGTTAGGCTGTAACAGAAGCCGCTATCAAGGAGATCCTGCGATGACTGATGTCACTATCCGCCATAACCCGGACCGCGAGCGCTTTGAAGTGCTTGTGGCGGGCAACGTGATCGGCAAGGCCGCGTACAAGGCGTACGACGGCGGCGACGCGCCGCAGCGGATTTTCTACCACACGGTGATCAACGAGGAATACGGCGGCCAGGGGCTGGCCGGCCAACTCGCCACCGTGGCACTGGACGAGACGACCTCGGACGGGATCAGCATTGTGCCGGTGTGCCCGTACATTAAGAAGTTCCTCACGAAGCACCCCGAGTACGCCGACAGCACCACAGCCACCACGCCGGCGCACCTGGAGTTCCTCAGTGGCGCCCTGGCGGCGCGTGCCGGGGCGTAGCCTGCGCGCAGGTCTGTTCGGGGCGTAGCTAGGCGCCGGCGCAGTTCAACTGGCAGCAGGCTCCCGCGGACCAGGCGCGGTCAGGCTGCGAGCCACATTTCCCAATCCGGCAAAGGGTCGGCGGGCAGGCTGGCAGGTAGCTCTGCGTCGCGGACGTGTTCCGTTATGTCGGGGGTGTGTTCTGGCGCGTCGCGGACGTGGTCCGTCATGTCAGAGGGCTGGTCCGTCCTTCCGCCAGCGTGAGGCATGTCCGCGTCCGGCGGCCACGGGATGCCGTGGGGCCTCCAGGGTGGTTCCCAGTCGTATCCTTCGCTGCGATAGCGGCGTCCGGATGGCGCTACCAACCGGGCGGAGCATCGCGGCCGGCGTCGACGGGTTTCCAGCCGGTGGTGTGCCTGAGGCGGTGATGCTTCCGGCAGGGCTGGCCGAGGTTGGAGATCCCGGTAACGCCCCCTTCGTCCCAGGCCAGGACGTGATCGGCCTCGGTATCGAGGGATTGGTTGTTGCATCCCGGGAACGGACATTTACCGTCCCGCAGGCGCAGCCATTGGCGCATGGCCGCCGGGATCCGGTAGCTGGTGCGTCCGATCTCCAGCGGCGCGCCGGAGCCGGGGTCAGTCAGGACACGGTGGAACGAGGTAGCCCCGTCTGCGACGAGCCGGCGGGCCATGCCGGGCGGGATGGGCCCGTAACCATCCAGGATGGCGGGTTCTTCGGTGGCGCCCAGGAGCGAAAACACAGGCACGGTGACCAGTACTTGCGCCTTGGGCGAAGGAGCACCGTCAGCGACGCCCTCGAGTAGCCAGGATGCGGCGGTGTCGGCCCTGAGTTGGGACAGGTTCCGCTGCTCGGCCGGGCCTTGGAGGGCCCTGGCCGCGGCAGTGGAGCGGTGCCAGATGGAAGAGGCGGTGTCGGCGGGCAGGTAGGCGGAGAGCCATGCCATGCCGTCGCGGTCAGGGGTGTATTCCAGTCTTCGGTCCTGAACGCTGGCCTGGTGGCGTTTTTCGATGCTGACAGGGTGGTGGCGCTCCCGCCAACTGCGTGCTTTGGCGCGGAAACGGGAGGGCACCAGGTCCCCGGCCGGACAGCCCCGCGCAGCGTTCACGGCGTCAGGGTCCAGGAAGTGCTCTTCCAGGGCGGCGGCCGCGGCAGGGTGGACGCCAATGGTTTCGTCGACCAGGATCCGGGCGTGCTGCCACGAGATGGTCCCGGCCTGCAGTGCATCAAGCGTCAGCGGCAGTACCGTGCTGAGCTGCCGGGATTCCTGCAGGAAGGCTCCCGCGGTTCTTTCGCTGACGGTCAGGACACACGCCAGTTCGGCCACCAGGCCCATCTCCATGGCGCTCTGTTCCTGGGGCGACGCCGCCGGGGATGCCAAGGCCCTGGTGGCGTCGGCAAACGTCCCGGTCAGCCGGACCTTGAGCGCCGCGGTCCGGGCCTCCATGCGGGCCACCTCAGTGAGCCCGTCCAGGCAGCGGTCGGCCAGCTGCCGCAAAGGATTTGGGTCCGACACCCCGTTGACTGGTTCGCCGGCGCACAGGCGATACAACGCGGCAACGGACGCGGCCACGGCGTTCAGTGCGTCAGATGCTGCGGTGCTTTCCATACTCACAGCTTGGCAGGAGGGTCAGACAAATAACGCTGCCCGAGGCGGCAGGTGGGGCTTAGCCGCCGGTCCGCCCGCCGTCGTGCATTCCGCCCGCCGTCGCCTGAACCGCCGGCGCCTGAACCGCCGGCTCCCTACACTGCCGGTGCGTAAGACGTCGGCAGCTTCATCCCGCGTTGTTCCATGAGCGTGCGCAGGCGGGCGGGGTAGTCGGTGATGATGCCGTCCACGCCGAGGTCCATGAGGCGTGTCATGTCTTCGGGGGTATTGACGGTCCACGGGATCACGGGCAGGCCCAGTTGGTGGGCATCGGCGATCATCTCGGGGGTGACGGAGCTGAACGTGGGGGAGACGGCGTCGTACCCCTGGGCTGCCGCGGCGCTGGCGAGCGATCCGCCGTAGGTGTCGATGTCAATGCCGCCCAGGTTCGGGCTGGCGCCGGGCTGGCCCACCTGCGTCCAGGCGTCGCCGCTGGAGAGGGCCACGAGGGGCAGCTGCGGGGCGATCTTCCTCGTCAGGTTCAGCGAGGACCAGTCGAAGGACTGCACGCTGGTGCGCTCGGACATGCCGGCCTTGTAGATCTCGATGACCGCGGCCTTGGTCAGGGCGGCCATGCCCTCGCCGCCGGGCACGCCGTCCTCCACCTTGGTTTCCACGTTGAAGCGGACCTTCCTGGCGTCGTAGTCGTGGGCCAGCTGGAATACGTCCTTGAGCTCGGCGATCCGGTTGCCCTCAATGACGTCCTGCTCCGGGTAGCCGGGCAACTGCGCGAAGCCGCAATCGAGCGTCTTAACCTGTGCCAGGGTCAGCTCAGCCACGCGGTCACCGACGTAGGGGTACTCGGCGTCGCCCGGGGTTGCCGGCGCGGTGTCCTGGCACTTGGTGGCCTGGATGGTGTCGTCGTGCCAGACGATGACTTTGCCGTCCTCGGTCAGGTGGGTGTCCAGCTCCAGCGTGGTCACACCCAGCTTGAGGGAGTTGGCAAAGGCACCCAGTGATTCCTCGGTCCACTGGCCGCGGCCACCGCGGTGGGACTGCAGGTCAAAGGGGCGGTTGCGTTCGTTGGTCTTGATGGCAGCGCCCGAAGATGGCGCAGTGCCCGGCGCCAAAGCAGTGCCAGGCGCCGGCGCGGAGCCCGACGACGGCGTACCGGCTTCCGCGTCCGGTGCGGCGACGGCGGGGCTCGCCAGGGAGACGATGAGGGCGGCAGCTGCCGCGGCAGTCAGGATGGTGCGCATGGTGATGGTTCCTCCTGGTTGACGGGTCACCGGCCGTGCGCCGGCGACCCGCCCACGCTAGGCACGCCAGATGGACTCCCGCCACTGTGAAGTTGACCGGGGGGTTAACGATGGCTGTGACAAGGACTTTGCCCCGATAGTTTCTATACTTCGTCCGAAACAGGAATCCCAGGCCAAGGCCGGAGGTCGATTTTCCGGGCGAAAATCCCCGCAAAGTCGGGCCAAATCCCGTGCCGCCACTGCAACAGCCAAGCCGTGAAACATTCAGGTTCTTCAAAAGAATCATTGTGGTTGCGTAAACTTTACGATAGTTTCTACATGTGATGCAGGTCGCACAGGAGAAATCGTGCGACGGAGGCGCCGAGCAAAGGACAACGATGACCATCAGCCCAGACGCGCACATGGCGGAGGAACGCCTCCAGCGCATGCATAAACGCTTGGGAGGCATTGCCTACGGCGGGGACTACAACCCCGAGCAGTGGCCCCGCGAGGTATGGCTTGAGGACGCCCGCCTGATGCAGGAGGCCGGCGTCAACCTGGTCACGCTGGCTGTTTTCTCCTGGAGCCGGCTGGAAACCGCCGACGGCGTGTACGACTTCGGCTGGCTGGATGAGGTCATGGACCTGATGCACCAGCACGGCATCGGCGTGGACCTGGCCACTCCGGACGCGGTTCCCCCGGCATGGCTGATCGCCCGGCACCCGGACATCCTGCCGGAACTCGCTGACGGCACCACCTTCGGGTTCGGATCCCGCCAGCACTTCGACGTTTCGCACCCCGTCTACCGCAAGAAGGCGCTGGCCATCGCGGACCGGATGGGCGAGCACTACGCAAAGCACCCTGCCCTGATGATGTGGCACGTGGGCAACGAATACGGCCCGGTGTCCTACG
This genomic window from Arthrobacter sp. 24S4-2 contains:
- a CDS encoding GNAT family N-acetyltransferase, which encodes MTDVTIRHNPDRERFEVLVAGNVIGKAAYKAYDGGDAPQRIFYHTVINEEYGGQGLAGQLATVALDETTSDGISIVPVCPYIKKFLTKHPEYADSTTATTPAHLEFLSGALAARAGA
- a CDS encoding acylphosphatase; amino-acid sequence: MADTADRGAGTDVRLQARVEGVVQAVGFRYRTVRKAEELALTGTVRNDDDGTVAVVVEGPQAVVLEFRRWLRSDDAPGRVDHVDESVSPATGEFSGFDVVY
- a CDS encoding glycerophosphodiester phosphodiesterase family protein, translated to MRTILTAAAAAALIVSLASPAVAAPDAEAGTPSSGSAPAPGTALAPGTAPSSGAAIKTNERNRPFDLQSHRGGRGQWTEESLGAFANSLKLGVTTLELDTHLTEDGKVIVWHDDTIQATKCQDTAPATPGDAEYPYVGDRVAELTLAQVKTLDCGFAQLPGYPEQDVIEGNRIAELKDVFQLAHDYDARKVRFNVETKVEDGVPGGEGMAALTKAAVIEIYKAGMSERTSVQSFDWSSLNLTRKIAPQLPLVALSSGDAWTQVGQPGASPNLGGIDIDTYGGSLASAAAAQGYDAVSPTFSSVTPEMIADAHQLGLPVIPWTVNTPEDMTRLMDLGVDGIITDYPARLRTLMEQRGMKLPTSYAPAV
- a CDS encoding DUF6457 domain-containing protein; the protein is MAVNDDEAQILDQWSHRLAHALQILDLDFDRELILDLAGEAARSVTHAAAPITTLMVGYAAGIAAGSGSAVSKASSAAAVEQAAGVAIQLCADGAHGGPASKGWADTAQ
- a CDS encoding TerC family protein, with the translated sequence MQVPLYVWILTIVGILGLLAFDFFFHVRKAHSPKLKESAKWSAIYVGLALVFGVGVLVFGGPTMGTEYFAGYVTEKALSVDNLFVFLIIMASFKVPRADQQKVLLFGIVFSLVARTGFIFLGAALINSFAWVFYIFGLILLITAGNLLKPDSHDDDSEGFVVRLARKFLPASEHYDGDKLFTVENGKRVLTPMLLVMVAIGGTDVLFALDSIPAIFGLTQNVFVVFTATAFSLMGLRQLFFLIDELLDRLIYLSYGLAAILGFIGVKLILHALHENNLPFINDGEHVNVLEISTELSLTVIIGVLVVTVLASILSPKGKAKNMVSGAKRHATEYVDLNYETDIAEREAIFNKMVREEAELRKLPEKYKQLIRNETAFMDLLKQAHTEHDEALQREGRK